CGGCGTGGGTCGGGTAGTCCATGATCTTGACGTCGAGCACGGTGGTCAGACCGCCCAGGCCCTGGGCGCCGATGCCCAGCTGGTTGACCTTGTCGAACAGCTCCAGGCGGATCTCTTCGAGGCGGTTCTGCGGGCCACGGGCTTTCAGCTCATGGATGTCGATGGACTCCATCAACACTTCCTTGGCCATCACCGCGGCTTTCTCGGCGGTGCCGCCGATGCCGATGCCCAGCATGCCAGGTGGGCACCAGCCGGCACCCATGGTCGGGACGGTCTTGAGCACCCAGTCGACGATCGAGTCGGACGGGTTGAGCATGGCCATCTTCGACTTGTTCTCGGAACCACCGCCTTTGGCGGCCACGTCGACTTCGACCTTGTCGCCAGGGACGATCGAGTAGTGGATCACGGCCGGGGTGTTGTCCTTGGTGTTCTTGCGGGCACCGGCCGGGTCGGCCAGGATCGAGGCGCGCAGGACGTTCTCGGGCAGGTTGTAGGCGCGGCGCACACCTTCGTTGATCATGTCGTCGACGCTCAGGGTGGCGCCGTCCCAGCGCACGTCCATGCCGACGCGGATGAACACGGTGACGATACCGGTGTCCTGGCAGATCGGGCGGTGGCCGGTGGCGCACATGCGCGAGTTGATCAGGATCTGGGCGATGGAGTCGCGCGCGGCGGGCGACTCTTCACGCAGGTAGGCCTCGTGCATCGCCTGGATGAAGTCGACGGGGTGGTAGTACGAAATGAATTGCAGGGCGTCGGCGACGCTCTGAATCAGGTCGTCTTGCTTGATCACGGTCATGCAGCGCGCTCCTCTTAAAGACGGGAACATTCGAAAAGGCATTCCGACAATGCACACCTGTATGTCAGGAACGCCTGGCAAGGCGCCGGCTGGTCGGGCCGGCACAAAAAAGGCGCGGCAGTATACCGTGCCCCGCCGAGGGAAACACCTGCACGTGGTCTGGACCAAGGTCGGCAGGGGGCGGGCATCCTTCTTGCTGGCACCGTAGAATGAGAAAAGAACGATCCCAACCCCGTAGGAGCCGGCTTGCCGGCGAACCGATTTCGAATCCTCTCTGCGGAGAACACATGCCTGAACTATGCGTGGGCGAACACCGCTGGACAGTGCCGGCCGCCAGCAACCTGCTCGACGCGCTGAACGACGCAGGCTACGCCGTGCCCTACAGCTGCCGTGCCGGCAGTTGCCATGCCTGCCTGGTGCGTTGCCTGGATGGGCTGCCCGAGGACGCCAAGCCCGAGGCCCTGGCGGCGGACAAGCGCGAGCAAGGCTGGCGGCTGGCCTGCCAGTGTTCAGTCAACGGCGACCTGCGGGTGGCCTTGTTCGACCCGCAGCGCGACGGTCTGCCGGCATTGGTGCGTGAAGTGGCCTGGTTAGGCGATGTGCTGCGCCTGCGTCTGCAACCTGAAAGGCCACTGCGCTACCTGGCCGGGCAGCACCTTGTTTTGTGGTGCGGTGATGTCGCACGGCCCTACTCATTGGCGAGCCAGCCCGGTGAGGAGGACTTCCTGGAGTTCCACATCGATTGCAGCCGTCCCGGCGCATTCAGCGACCGGGCCAGGCAACTACAAGTGGGCGACCCATTGAGGCTTGGCGAATTGCGCGGTGGGGCGTTGCACTATGATCCGGACTGGCACGCACGTCCGCTCTGGCTGCTGGCCGCAGGCACCGGGCTTGCACCCTTGTGGGGCATCCTGCGCGAGGCATTGCGCGAGGGGCATGAAGGGGAAATCAGGGTGATGCATGTGGCGCGCGATCGGGCAGGTCATTACCTGGCCGAGCCGTTGTTGCAAATGGCGGGGGTGAGTGTCGAGCTGGTGCTGGCGGATCAGCTGGAGGACGCGCTGGCGGGGTTGCGGCCGTCATCGCGGCAGACGATGGCGCTGGTGTGCGGGGCGCCGGGGAGTGTCGAGCGGTTTGCCAGGCGGCTGTTCATTGCCGGGGTGCCGCGGAATCAGGTATTGGCGGATGTGTTCACCGAGCATGCCTGATGTTTCTCGGTGAGCAGCGCTGGCCGTTTCGCCGGCAAGCCGGCTCCTACAGGGGAAAATCAGCTTCCGTAGGAGCCGGTGGCGAGCGCCGGATCAACCGACCAGCGGATCACCCACGTGCAGGATCTTCATGCCGTTGGTGCCACCGATGGTGTGGTAGCTGTCGCCCTTGGTCAGGATCACCCAGTCACCTTGCTCCACCAGCCCACGCTTGAGCAGCTCGTCGACCGCCGCCTGGCTCACCTTGTCGGCCGGCAGCGAAGCCGGGTCGAAGGCGATCGGGTAGACGCCGCGGAACATCGAGGCACGCGCCTGTGTTGCGCGGTGCGGCGACAGGGCGAAGATCGGCACGTGCGAACGCAGGCGCGACATGATCAGCGGGGTGTAGCCACTTTCGGTGAGGGCGATGATCGCCTTGACCCCCGGGAAGTGGTTGGCGGTGTACATGGCCGCCAGGGCGATGCTCTCGTCGCAGCGCTCGAAGGTGGTGTGCAGGCGGTGGCTGGACTTCTGGTTGGTCGGGTGCTTTTCAGCGCCCATGCAGATGCGCGCCATGGCCTGGACGGCTTCGATCGGGTACGCGCCGGCGGCGCTTTCGGCCGACAGCATCACCGCGTCTGTGTTGTCGAGCACGGCGTTGGCCACGTCGGACACTTCGGCGCGGGTCGGCATCGGGTTCTGGATCATCGACTCCATCATCTGGGTCGCCACGATCACCGCCTTGTTGTTGCGGCGGGCGTGCTGGATGATCTTTTTCTGGATACCGATCAGCTCGGCGTCGCCGATTTCCACGCCCAGGTCGCCACGGGCCACCATCACGGCGTCGGAGGCGGCGATCAGGCCGTCCAGCGTCTCGTCGTCGGCCACGGCTTCGGCGCGCTCGATCTTGGCCACCAGCCAGGCGCTGCCGCCAGCTTCGTCACGCAGCTTGCGGGCGTATTCCATGTCCTTGGCGTCACGCGGGAACGACACGGCCAGGTAGTCCAGATCCATTTCCGCGGCCAGCTTGATGTCGGCCTTGTCCTTTTCGGTCAAGGCCGGGGCGGTCAGGCCGCCACCCTTGCGGTTGATGCCTTTGTGGTCGGACAGCGGGCCGCCGACGATCACCACGCAGCGCAGGGCGTCCGCGGTGGCGGTCTCAACGCGCATGACCACGCGGCCGTCGTCGAGCAGCAGCTCGTCACCGACGCCGCAGTCCTTGACCAGGTCGGGGTAGTCGATGCCGACGATGTCCTGGTTGCCTTCGGTCAGCGGATGAGCGGTGGAGAAGGTGAAGGTGTCACCGACTTTCAGTTCGATGCGCTTGTTGGCGAACTTGGCGATACGGATCTTCGGACCTTGCAGGTCGCCCAGCAGCGCGACGTGGCGGCCGTTCTTGGCGGCGATGTCGCGGATCAGGCGGGCGCGGGCCTTGTGCTCGTCCGGCGTGCCGTGGGAGAAGTTCAGACGTGCCACGTCCAGGCCGGCGAGGATCAGCTGTTCGATCACTTCCGGCGAGTTGCTGGCGGGGCCAAGGGTGGCGACGATTTTGGTGCGGCGGATGGACATGCACAGACTCCTATAGTGAAGCGCAGCGAAAGGCTACTCCTGAATCTCGCTGTAGTCATTGTTCCGTTGCACTACCTGTGCACGCGCGTGGGTGGCGTTTGAACGGTCGAGGTATGCTTGCAAATGCCTGTGAAGATTTGTCGAAAAAGGCCGATACACTGCCATCAAAGGAGAATTCCCATGCGCACCCTGATCGTTTTGACCATGGCGGCCAGTGTCGTCGGCTGCACCCGCTGGTCCATGGACCATCACCTGAACAACGCCTACCGTGCCTACGACCGCGGTGATTGCTCGAAAGTGATGCTGGAGCTGTCGCAGGTCGACCGCACCAGCCGTGCCCGCCCGTTCATCCACCCGGAAGTGTCGCTGCTGCGCGGCCAGTGCCTGGAGCGCCAGAAGCTCTTCGTCGATGCGGCGCAGACTTATCAGTACCTGATCCAGCAGTACCCGCGCAACGAATACGCCTACCGCGCCCAGGCTCGTCTGCAGACGCTGGAGAAGCTCGGCCACCTGCGTGGCACGGAAGCGGCGGTGGCCAATCCTGTGAACACTACACCTTGGCGTTAATGCCAAGGTTTCCATGATTTCATGTAGAGGGTGCCGCCGGCTGGGCTAATCTGTTAAACATGTTGTATTGATTATCGCCAGTACCTTGTCTTCCTGGCTCCAGGTACAGGAACGCGCTGCGACCATGTTCATCGAACGCCATATCCAACGCCATCAGCTCCCCTGCGTGCTCAAGGTCTTCAACCGCTTTACCGACCAGCAGATCGGTTACCTGGGCAACGCATCCGAAGATGGCCTGATGCTGATCAGCCAACTGCCGGTCCTGGTAGGGCCGGACTTCGAGCTGCAACTGCGCGTGCCGCTGGCTGGCGGCGGGCTACAGTTCATCAACCTCACCGCCAGTTGCCTGTGGTGCCGCGAAGACGAGACGCCTGGGCACTACGATGCCGGCTTCATGCTGCTGCAGGCCCCCCAGGAATACGATGAGTTCGTTCGCTCCCTGCGTGCCTTCTTCAGCTTCCGCCCCTTGAATGCTTCTGCCTGAGCACTGGCCCAGGCCCCGCACCGCCCGCTAGACTCTGGTCGACCTTGTTACAGGAAGACCCCGTGAGCTCCAGCATCTTCTGGCACGACTACGAAACCACCGGCATCAATCCGCGTTGCGACCGCCCGCTGCAGATGGCCGGTGTGCGCACTGACCTCGACCTCAACGAGATCGAGGCGCCGATCAACCTCTACTGTCGCCCCTCGGACGATATCCTTCCGCACCCGGCCGCTTGCCTGGTGACCGGCATCACGCCGCAGCAGCTGGCCAGCCAGGGGCTGTGCGAGGCCGAGTTCATGACGCGCGTGCACACCGAGCTGGCGCGCCCCGGTACCTGCGGCGCGGGCTACAACACCTTGCGCTTCGATGATGAAGTCACCCGTTACAGCCTCTATCGCAACTTCTTCGACCCCTACGCCCGCGAGTGGCAGGGGGGCAACAGTCGCTGGGACCTGATCGACGTGGTGCGTACAGCCTATGCCTTGCGCCCTGAAGGGATCGTGTGGCCGCAGCAGGACGGGCGCACCAGCTTGCGTCTGGAACTGCTCAGCAAGGCCAATGGCATTGACCACGGGCACGCCCACGAAGCACTTTCCGACGTGCGGGCAACCATCGGCCTGGCCCGCTTGATTCGTGATCGGCAACCGAAGTTGTATGACTGGCTATTCCAGTTGCGCAGCAAACATAAAGTGATGGAGCAGGTCCGCCTGTTGCAACCTCTGGTACATGTTTCCGGTCGTTTCTCGGCTGAGCGGAACTATATCGGCGTGGTGTTGCCGCTGGCCTGGCATCCGCGCAATCGCAATGCGTTGATTGTGTGTGACCTGGGCCAGGACAGCGCGCCGTTGCTGAAGGAAAGTGCGCAAGTGTTGCGTCAGCGTTTGTACACGCGCCGTGAAGACATGGCCGAAGGCGAATTACCGGTGCCGTTGAAGTTGGTGCATATCAATCGTTGCCCGGTCGTGGCGCCGTTATCGGTAATACGTGCGCAAGATCAGCAGCGGCTGGGGATCGATATGTCGACGTTGCAGTCGCATGCTGACCATCTGGCCAATC
This genomic stretch from Pseudomonas entomophila L48 harbors:
- a CDS encoding PilZ domain-containing protein, which encodes MFIERHIQRHQLPCVLKVFNRFTDQQIGYLGNASEDGLMLISQLPVLVGPDFELQLRVPLAGGGLQFINLTASCLWCREDETPGHYDAGFMLLQAPQEYDEFVRSLRAFFSFRPLNASA
- a CDS encoding iron-sulfur-binding ferredoxin reductase, yielding MPELCVGEHRWTVPAASNLLDALNDAGYAVPYSCRAGSCHACLVRCLDGLPEDAKPEALAADKREQGWRLACQCSVNGDLRVALFDPQRDGLPALVREVAWLGDVLRLRLQPERPLRYLAGQHLVLWCGDVARPYSLASQPGEEDFLEFHIDCSRPGAFSDRARQLQVGDPLRLGELRGGALHYDPDWHARPLWLLAAGTGLAPLWGILREALREGHEGEIRVMHVARDRAGHYLAEPLLQMAGVSVELVLADQLEDALAGLRPSSRQTMALVCGAPGSVERFARRLFIAGVPRNQVLADVFTEHA
- the pyk gene encoding pyruvate kinase; amino-acid sequence: MSIRRTKIVATLGPASNSPEVIEQLILAGLDVARLNFSHGTPDEHKARARLIRDIAAKNGRHVALLGDLQGPKIRIAKFANKRIELKVGDTFTFSTAHPLTEGNQDIVGIDYPDLVKDCGVGDELLLDDGRVVMRVETATADALRCVVIVGGPLSDHKGINRKGGGLTAPALTEKDKADIKLAAEMDLDYLAVSFPRDAKDMEYARKLRDEAGGSAWLVAKIERAEAVADDETLDGLIAASDAVMVARGDLGVEIGDAELIGIQKKIIQHARRNNKAVIVATQMMESMIQNPMPTRAEVSDVANAVLDNTDAVMLSAESAAGAYPIEAVQAMARICMGAEKHPTNQKSSHRLHTTFERCDESIALAAMYTANHFPGVKAIIALTESGYTPLIMSRLRSHVPIFALSPHRATQARASMFRGVYPIAFDPASLPADKVSQAAVDELLKRGLVEQGDWVILTKGDSYHTIGGTNGMKILHVGDPLVG
- a CDS encoding fumarate hydratase, which codes for MTVIKQDDLIQSVADALQFISYYHPVDFIQAMHEAYLREESPAARDSIAQILINSRMCATGHRPICQDTGIVTVFIRVGMDVRWDGATLSVDDMINEGVRRAYNLPENVLRASILADPAGARKNTKDNTPAVIHYSIVPGDKVEVDVAAKGGGSENKSKMAMLNPSDSIVDWVLKTVPTMGAGWCPPGMLGIGIGGTAEKAAVMAKEVLMESIDIHELKARGPQNRLEEIRLELFDKVNQLGIGAQGLGGLTTVLDVKIMDYPTHAASLPVCMIPNCAATRHAHFVLDGSGPAELEAPSLDAYPEIVWEAGPSARRVNLDDITPEEVASWKPGETILLNGKMLTGRDAAHKRMVEMLNRGEELPVDLKGRFIYYVGPVDPVGDEVVGPAGPTTATRMDKFTRQILEQTGLLGMIGKSERGPTAIEAIKDNKAVYLMAVGGAAYLVAQAIRKSKVLAFAELGMEAIYEFEVKDMPVTVAVDSKGESVHITGPALWQSKIAESLAVEVK
- the sbcB gene encoding exodeoxyribonuclease I gives rise to the protein MSSSIFWHDYETTGINPRCDRPLQMAGVRTDLDLNEIEAPINLYCRPSDDILPHPAACLVTGITPQQLASQGLCEAEFMTRVHTELARPGTCGAGYNTLRFDDEVTRYSLYRNFFDPYAREWQGGNSRWDLIDVVRTAYALRPEGIVWPQQDGRTSLRLELLSKANGIDHGHAHEALSDVRATIGLARLIRDRQPKLYDWLFQLRSKHKVMEQVRLLQPLVHVSGRFSAERNYIGVVLPLAWHPRNRNALIVCDLGQDSAPLLKESAQVLRQRLYTRREDMAEGELPVPLKLVHINRCPVVAPLSVIRAQDQQRLGIDMSTLQSHADHLANQQATWRDKLDIIFEEEAFAPTEDPEQQLYDGFIGDRDRRLCEQVRGVDPAQLGQGHWMFDDPRLPELLFRYRARNFADTLDEQELARWHGFCRERLSDPKWGAPNTLGDFEVACQSSLANADEAGRRVLEAWQAHAGQLKAHFQI